One window from the genome of Haloprofundus halobius encodes:
- a CDS encoding dihydrolipoyl dehydrogenase family protein, with protein MHVAILGAYGSAGVAAAERLADADEVDRLTLLDGGDPGGGLCILRGCMPSKEVLSAAEHRYHARHDERLVGEPPELDLDRVVSAKDAHIHNFAEHRRNAVHALATHDGVEFVGENARFAGARTLAVGDRELTPDYVVVATGSTVNVPDTPGLDEVPYSTSADVLDATEFGDSGVVMGFGYVGVELAAYLSEAGVDLTVVEHDDRPLDEADPEFGDDLLALYREEFGIDVRTNVSEQRVERTDEGGVRLYLTGGSDEELVEADQLFLFTGRRPNVDGLNLEAAGLQAEKGWVDETMQARDDDRLFVVGDVNGHEPILHVAKEQGFLAADNVLAHAAGEELEPYENVHHHVIFSGAAVYPYVRVGHSERSADDAGLNYVSVSREASDDGVFKTKYATRGRAKLVVDADEGTVLGYQGLHYHADVMAKTMQVVVERGMRVDEIPDRAYHPTTPEIIDGLLRAAKSELR; from the coding sequence ATGCACGTCGCCATCCTCGGTGCCTACGGGAGCGCGGGCGTCGCTGCCGCCGAACGCCTCGCCGACGCGGACGAAGTCGACCGCCTGACGCTTCTCGACGGCGGCGACCCGGGAGGCGGACTCTGTATCCTCCGCGGCTGTATGCCCTCGAAGGAGGTGCTGTCGGCGGCCGAACATCGCTACCACGCCCGCCACGACGAACGCCTCGTCGGCGAACCACCGGAACTCGACCTCGACCGAGTGGTCTCGGCGAAAGACGCGCACATCCACAACTTCGCCGAGCACCGCCGGAACGCCGTCCACGCGCTGGCGACCCACGACGGCGTCGAGTTCGTCGGCGAGAACGCTCGCTTCGCCGGCGCGCGGACACTCGCCGTCGGCGACCGGGAACTGACGCCCGACTACGTCGTCGTCGCCACCGGGTCGACGGTGAACGTCCCCGACACGCCCGGACTCGACGAGGTGCCGTACTCGACGAGCGCCGACGTACTCGACGCCACCGAGTTCGGCGACTCGGGTGTCGTGATGGGGTTCGGCTACGTCGGCGTCGAACTCGCCGCGTACCTCTCGGAAGCAGGTGTGGACCTCACCGTCGTCGAGCACGACGACAGACCGCTCGACGAAGCCGACCCGGAGTTCGGCGACGACCTGCTGGCGCTCTACCGCGAGGAGTTCGGCATCGACGTGCGGACGAACGTGAGCGAACAGCGCGTCGAGCGGACCGACGAGGGCGGCGTTCGGCTGTATCTCACCGGCGGGAGCGACGAGGAACTCGTCGAAGCCGACCAGTTGTTTCTCTTTACGGGACGGCGACCCAACGTCGACGGGCTGAATCTGGAAGCGGCGGGACTGCAGGCCGAGAAAGGGTGGGTCGACGAGACGATGCAGGCGCGAGACGACGACCGGCTGTTCGTCGTCGGCGACGTGAACGGACACGAACCCATCCTCCACGTCGCCAAGGAACAGGGCTTTCTCGCCGCCGACAACGTACTGGCGCACGCGGCCGGTGAGGAACTCGAACCGTACGAGAACGTCCACCACCACGTCATCTTCTCGGGGGCGGCGGTGTACCCGTACGTCCGCGTCGGACACTCCGAGCGGTCGGCCGACGATGCAGGGTTGAACTACGTCAGCGTCTCGCGGGAGGCCAGCGACGACGGCGTGTTCAAGACGAAGTACGCGACGCGGGGACGGGCGAAACTCGTCGTTGACGCCGACGAGGGCACAGTATTGGGTTACCAGGGCTTACACTACCACGCCGACGTGATGGCGAAGACGATGCAGGTCGTCGTCGAACGCGGGATGCGCGTCGACGAGATCCCGGACCGCGCGTACCACCCGACGACGCCCGAGATAATCGACGGCCTACTCCGGGCGGCGAAGTCGGAACTCCGCTGA